A single genomic interval of Halorubrum aethiopicum harbors:
- a CDS encoding DUF5820 family protein encodes MSFESLPEGWRVWNEEPSGRAILVYRPDVFDGDDVPAECLPTIYLTNGARNARPGSGQYATDEWHVVLFLEPEIEAVAETHGSREAGADAAVDVAARFAAGDVDYRAAYQVPRETYFERLDDLVGGD; translated from the coding sequence ATGAGCTTCGAGTCCCTTCCCGAGGGGTGGCGGGTGTGGAACGAGGAGCCGAGCGGGCGGGCCATCCTCGTCTACCGGCCGGACGTCTTCGACGGCGACGACGTACCCGCCGAGTGTCTGCCGACGATCTACCTGACCAACGGCGCGCGGAACGCCCGGCCGGGGTCGGGCCAGTACGCGACCGACGAGTGGCACGTCGTGCTCTTCTTGGAGCCCGAGATCGAGGCGGTCGCGGAGACGCACGGGTCGCGCGAGGCGGGCGCGGACGCGGCCGTCGACGTCGCGGCGCGGTTCGCCGCCGGCGACGTGGACTACCGGGCGGCCTATCAGGTCCCCCGCGAGACGTACTTCGAGCGGCTCGACGACCTCGTCGGCGGGGACTGA
- the rqcH gene encoding ribosome rescue protein RqcH, with translation MDPKRELSSIDLGALVTELGRYEGAKVDKAYLYDDDLLRLKLRDFDHGRVELMIEVGDVKRAHAADPEHVADAPGRPPNFAKMLRNRLSGADFAGVTQYEFDRILTFEFEREDENTTLVAELFGQGNVAALDETGEVVGSLSTVRLKSRTVAPGAQYEYPASRLNPLDVSLDAFVRHMNESDTDVVRTLATQLNLGGLYAEEVCSRAGVEKETPIDEADEEVYRALHDALGRIAEQLRSGDIDPRVYEEPLEDSELDDPDADGDRPVVDVTPFPLSEREGLPSVGFDSFNAAVDEYFYRLARDDAAEADAPADASASRPDFEEEIAKQERIIEQQKGAIEGFEEQAETERERAELVYAHYDLVDEVLSTVREARENDVSWDEIEETLETGAERGIAAAEAVVDVDGSAGTVTVELGEDDLAVELEADDGVEVNADRLYREAKRIEEKKAGAEEAIESTRRELEAVKERKAEWEAADEDDGGGSPEDGEDGEGDGDDEPYETDWLSRSSIPIRSPDDWYERFRWFHTSTGYLVIGGRNADQNEELVKKYMGNHDRFFHTQAHGGPVTLLKAAGPSESADPVDFSEETLREAAQFAVSYSSDWKDGRGAGDAYMVEPDQVSKTPESGEYIEKGSFVIRGDRTYFEDVPCRVAVGVQCEPVTRAIGGPPSAITERAATSVTLEPGMYAQNDAAMMVYRTLKERFADQSFVRKVASADRLQEFLPPGGSDLVD, from the coding sequence ATGGACCCGAAGCGGGAGCTATCGAGCATCGACCTGGGCGCGCTCGTCACCGAACTCGGCCGGTACGAGGGCGCGAAGGTCGACAAGGCGTACCTCTACGACGACGACCTGCTCCGGCTGAAGCTGCGGGACTTCGATCACGGCCGCGTCGAGCTCATGATCGAGGTCGGCGACGTGAAGCGCGCGCACGCCGCGGATCCAGAGCACGTCGCCGACGCGCCCGGCCGACCGCCCAACTTCGCGAAGATGCTGCGGAACCGGCTGTCCGGCGCGGACTTCGCCGGCGTCACCCAGTACGAGTTCGACCGGATCCTCACCTTCGAGTTCGAGCGCGAGGACGAGAACACGACGCTCGTCGCGGAGCTGTTCGGTCAGGGGAACGTGGCCGCGCTCGACGAGACCGGCGAGGTCGTCGGGTCGCTCTCGACCGTCCGCCTCAAGTCTCGCACCGTCGCGCCCGGCGCGCAGTACGAGTACCCCGCCTCCCGGCTCAACCCCCTGGACGTGAGCCTCGACGCGTTCGTCCGCCACATGAACGAGTCCGACACCGACGTGGTCCGGACGCTCGCCACCCAGCTCAACCTCGGCGGGCTCTACGCCGAGGAGGTGTGTTCCCGCGCGGGCGTCGAGAAGGAGACCCCGATCGACGAGGCGGACGAGGAGGTCTACCGCGCGCTCCACGACGCGCTCGGGCGCATCGCCGAGCAGCTCCGCTCCGGCGACATCGACCCGCGCGTCTACGAGGAGCCGCTCGAGGACTCGGAGCTCGACGACCCGGACGCGGACGGGGACCGCCCCGTCGTCGACGTCACTCCCTTCCCGCTGTCGGAGCGAGAGGGACTCCCGAGCGTCGGCTTCGACTCGTTCAACGCCGCCGTCGACGAGTACTTCTACCGGCTCGCGCGCGACGACGCGGCGGAGGCCGACGCCCCCGCGGACGCCTCGGCGTCCCGTCCGGACTTCGAGGAGGAGATCGCCAAACAGGAGCGGATCATCGAACAACAGAAGGGCGCGATCGAGGGGTTCGAGGAGCAGGCGGAGACGGAACGCGAGCGCGCGGAGCTCGTGTACGCCCACTACGACCTCGTCGACGAGGTGCTCTCGACGGTCCGGGAGGCCCGCGAAAACGACGTCTCGTGGGACGAGATCGAGGAGACTCTCGAGACGGGCGCGGAACGCGGGATCGCGGCCGCGGAGGCCGTGGTCGACGTCGACGGGAGCGCGGGGACGGTCACGGTCGAACTCGGCGAGGACGACCTCGCGGTCGAACTCGAGGCCGACGACGGCGTCGAGGTGAACGCCGACCGGCTCTACCGGGAGGCGAAGCGGATCGAGGAGAAGAAGGCGGGAGCCGAGGAGGCGATCGAGTCGACCCGGCGGGAGCTGGAGGCGGTCAAGGAGCGGAAAGCGGAGTGGGAGGCGGCCGACGAGGACGACGGCGGCGGCTCGCCGGAAGACGGCGAGGACGGAGAGGGCGACGGGGACGACGAACCGTACGAAACCGACTGGCTCTCCCGGTCGTCGATCCCGATCCGCAGTCCCGACGACTGGTACGAGCGGTTCCGCTGGTTCCACACCTCGACGGGTTACCTCGTCATCGGCGGGCGCAACGCCGACCAGAACGAGGAGTTGGTGAAGAAGTACATGGGGAACCACGACCGCTTCTTTCACACGCAGGCGCACGGCGGCCCGGTGACCCTCCTGAAGGCGGCCGGTCCCTCGGAGTCGGCGGACCCGGTCGACTTCTCGGAGGAGACGCTGCGGGAGGCCGCGCAGTTCGCGGTGTCGTACTCCTCGGACTGGAAGGACGGCCGCGGCGCGGGCGACGCCTACATGGTCGAGCCCGACCAGGTGTCGAAGACGCCCGAGAGCGGCGAGTACATCGAGAAGGGGAGCTTCGTGATCCGCGGCGACCGCACCTACTTCGAGGACGTTCCCTGCCGGGTCGCCGTCGGCGTCCAGTGCGAGCCGGTCACCCGCGCCATCGGCGGGCCGCCGTCGGCGATCACGGAGCGGGCGGCGACGAGCGTCACGCTGGAGCCGGGGATGTACGCGCAGAACGACGCCGCGATGATGGTCTACCGGACCCTGAAAGAGCGGTTCGCCGACCAGTCGTTCGTGCGGAAGGTCGCGAGCGCGGACCGGCTCCAGGAGTTCCTGCCGCCGGGCGGCTCCGACCTCGTCGACTGA